A genome region from Salvia splendens isolate huo1 chromosome 19, SspV2, whole genome shotgun sequence includes the following:
- the LOC121779309 gene encoding probable LRR receptor-like serine/threonine-protein kinase At3g47570 isoform X2: MENLILSFALSILLLNSFALSLNSLTDKHALISFKNSITSDPYDIFSTNWSQNTSVCNWIGVSCGLKHRRVTALNLSGYDLIGTVAPHLGNLTFLRYLDISSNSFMGILPFELSKLRRLKVMNVGINSFTGEIPTWLGSLPQLEELYLYSNSFLGWLPIDMCNNIPNIEILLLSWNQFEGQIPPNIRKCTRLEILSLSHNNFSGNIPREIGRLSFLTELYLGYNNGFRGGVPPEMGNLSRLEILNIDNASLTGTIPSSVFNMSSLTISSFSYNSLSGNIPTFLNLPELENLYLDDNKFTGLLPKDMCNNMHKIKVLLLSSNQLERQIPPNIRKCTHLETLSLSFNNFSGNIPPEIGRLSMLKKLYLGYNNGFRGGLPPELGNLSRLEILNIDQAFLTGTIPSSILNISSLKIMSLPYNSLSGNIPTFRDLPELEQLYLIGNNFTGGVPEEMGNLSRLEILNIEGASLTRDIPSSIFNMSSMTILSFAYNSLSGSIPTFHNLPRLKELRLNNNNFTGPIPPNIWKCINLEFLNLNNNNLSGNIPRAIGNASMLRELYLSYNHFTGELPQEIGTLPILETFTVFRNSLFGFIPYSIFNISTLKTLQVTFNEFCGTLPSDLGNILVNLEKLFLAYNRLSGPIPTSIANASKLTHLQLSGNSFSGSIPYFGNLKFLQSLVLGENNLSGVESPTHELTFLSSLSNCQYLQLLDVSFNPLNGILPPSLGNLSSSLENIDASNCSIMGVIPYEIGNLSSLLFLRLSRNHLSGLIPPTIGKMKQLQGLHLSGNQLVGSIPNDLCRMNHLGDLFLDDNMLVGPILECLGDVKSLRVINLGSNQLNSSVPPNFWNLSDLVSLRLSSNYLSGQLSSQLGNFKLITYLDMSSNQFSGDIPSLIDGCQTLSFLNLSNNMISGSIPQSLGKVKGLITLDLSYNNLSGSIPKSLEDLRFLENFNVSNNRLEGRIPDGGPFRSFRGPSFSHNLALCGPITFQVQACPENHHRSWFKKLVVPSVILAVIVVIAMLALVKMCKRKRVALSVDISPQVTECRRISYIELERGTSSFSETNLLGRGSFGSVFEGTLSDGLKVAVKVFNLELQGAIRSFDVETTILSSIRHRNLVRVIGCCCNLDFKALILTYMPNGSLDKWLHSDMYSLDLKQRLKIAIDVAAALEYLHHGHTFPVVHCDIKPSNVLLDQDMVAHLADFGISKLFDGGETVIQTQTIATIGYAAPELGLEGKVSINGDVYSFGILVLEMFTGTKPTDDMFGEERSLKEWVSEALEQNAAAEVVAPNLLSIEDQHFSAKEQCFFSIFELAIKCLAVSTDERINMIEAAAALHKIYARIVASTCRHRPQKKFHVSIHNNVV, translated from the exons ATGGAGAATCTTATTTTATCCTTTGCTCTTTCTATCTTATTATTGAATAGCTTTGCCCTCTCCTTGAATTCACTCACAGATAAACATGCACTTATTTCCTTCAAAAACTCCATCACTTCCGACCCTTATGATATCTTCAGCACCAATTGGTCGCAAAACACATCAGTCTGTAACTGGATTGGTGTGTCGTGCGGCCTCAAACACCGTCGCGTCACTGCCCTCAATCTCTCTGGCTACGACCTTATTGGAACTGTTGCTCCACATCTCGGAAATCTAACGTTTCTAAGATATTTGGACATCAGTTCCAACAGTTTCATGGGGATCTTACCCTTTGAGCTCTCTAAATTACGTCGTTTGAAGGTGATGAATGTTGGAATAAATTCATTCACCGGAGAAATACCAACATGGTTGGGCAGTTTACCTCAATTGGAGGAACTTTATCTCTATAGTAACTCTTTCTTAG GTTGGCTCCCAATTGATATGTGCAACAATATTCCCAACATCGAAATCTTGTTACTCTCTTGGAACCAATTTGAAGGGCAAATTCCGCCAAATATAAGGAAATGCACACGTCTTGAGATCTTGTCATTATCCCACAACAATTTCAGTGGAAACATACCACGTGAAATTGGGAGATTGAGCTTTCTTACAGAGTTGTACTTGGGGTACAATAATGGTTTTCGAG GAGGAGTTCCACCGGAAATGGGGAATCTTTCAAGGCTAGAGATATTAAATATTGATAACGCTTCTCTAACGGGAACTATTCCATCTTCAGTCTTCAACATGTCTTCCCTGACAATCTCGAGCTTCTCGTACAATAGTTTGTCTGGAAATATCCCAACTTTTCTCAATCTTCCAGAGCTTGAAAATTTATATCTTGACGATAACAAATTTACAG GTTTGCTCCCAAAGGACATGTGCAACAACATGCACAAAATAAAAGTGCTTTTGCTCTCTTCAAACCAACTTGAAAGGCAGATTCCGCCAAATATACGAAAATGCACACATCTTGAGACTTTGTCGTTATCCTTCAACAATTTCAGTGGAAACATCCCACCTGAAATTGGGAGATTGAGCATGcttaaaaaattgtatttgggTTACAATAATGGATTTCGAG GAGGACTTCCACCTGAATTGGGGAATCTTTCAAGACTCGAGATATTAAACATTGACCAAGCTTTTCTTACTGGAACTATTCCATCTTCAATCTTAAACATTTCTTCCTTGAAAATCATGAGCTTACCTTACAACAGTTTGTCAGGAAATATCCCAACTTTTCGTGATCTGCCGGAACTTGAGCAGTTATATCTTATTGGTAACAACTTTACAG GAGGAGTTCCAGAAGAAATGGGGAATCTTTCGAGACTAGAGATATTAAACATTGAAGGCGCTTCTCTAACACGGGACATTCCATCATCAATCTTCAACATGTCTTCCATGACAATCTTGAGTTTCGCGTACAATAGTTTGTCAGGAAGTATCCCAACTTTCCACAATCTACCACGGCTTAAGGAGTTGCGTCTCAATAACAACAATTTCACAG GACCTATTCCTCCAAATATCTGGAAATGTATAAATCTTGAGTTCTTGAACTTAAACAACAACAATCTCAGTGGCAATATTCCTCGTGCAATTGGAAATGCGAGCATGCTTAGAGAGTTGTACTTGTCGTACAATCATTTCACAG GTGAATTACCACAAGAGATCGGAACTCTGCCAATACTTGAGACTTTCACCGTGTTTAGAAATTCATTATTTGGATTCATCCCATATTCCATATTCAACATATCAACATTGAAGACTTTACAAGTGACATTTAATGAGTTTTGTGGTACTCTTCCGTCAGATTTGGGGAATATACTAGTCAATCTTGAAAAGCTTTTCTTAGCTTATAACAGACTTAGTGGCCCAATTCCAACCTCTATTGCCAATGCTTCTAAACTTACACACTTACAGTTGTCTGGCAACTCATTTAGTGGCTCTATACCCTACTTTGGCAATTTGAAGTTCCTACAGTCACTTGTCCTTGGAGAAAATAACTTGAGTGGAGTCGAATCCCCAACACATGAATTGACATTTCTGTCTTCATTAAGTAACTGTCAATATTTGCAGTTATTGGATGTATCATTCAATCCGTTGAATGGCATCCTACCCCCTTCACTTGGGAATTTGTCCTCATCTCTTGAGAATATAGATGCATCAAACTGCAGCATCATGGGTGTCATTCCTTATGAAATAGGCAACTTAAGCAGTTTACTATTTCTCAGATTGTCTAGAAATCATTTGAGTGGACTCATTCCACCAACAATTGGGAAAATGAAGCAACTCCAAGGACTACATCTTAGTGGCAATCAATTGGTAGGGTCTATCCCCAACGATCTTTGTCGAATGAATCATTTGGGGGACTTGTTCCTTGATGATAACATGCTTGTGGGTCCAATACTTGAATGCTTAGGTGATGTTAAATCCTTGAGAGTCATCAACTTAGGCTCCAACCAATTGAATTCATCTGTCCCTCCCAACTTTTGGAATCTGTCAGACCTTGTGAGTTTGAGATTGTCCTCCAATTATTTGAGTGGCCAGTTGTCATCTCAGCTTGGGAATTTTAAGTTAATCACTTATTTGGATATGTCTTCAAATCAATTTTCTGGTGATATTCCCTCATTAATCGATGGTTGCCAAACATTAAGTTTTCTTAACCTATCAAATAATATGATTAGTGGATCGATTCCTCAATCCTTGGGAAAGGTTAAAGGTTTGATAACATTGGATTTATCTTACAATAATCTCTCTGGATCAATACCCAAGTCCTTAGAAGACCTCCGCTTCCttgaaaattttaatgtttCAAACAATAGATTGGAGGGGAGGATTCCAGATGGTGGTCCTTTTCGTAGCTTTAGAGGTCCATCTTTTTCCCACAACTTAGCTCTATGTGGTCCAATAACATTTCAAGTTCAAGCCTGCCCAGAAAATCATCATAGATCATGGTTCAAGAAACTCGTTGTGCCATCAGTGATTTTAGCTGTCATTGTGGTGATTGCAATGCTTGCTCTCGTAAAGATGTGTAAACGGAAAAGAGTAGCCCTATCAGTTGATATTTCACCACAAGTTACCGAATGCAGAAGAATTTCTTACATAGAACTTGAACGAGGAACAAGTTCATTTAGTGAAACAAACCTACTTGGAAGAGGTAGCTTCGGTTCTGTATTCGAAGGAACCCTTTCTGATGGGTTGAAAGTTGCAGTTAAAGTGTTCAACTTGGAGCTACAAGGAGCAATAAGGAGCTTTGATGTTGAAACTACAATATTGAGCAGCATACGACACAGAAATTTAGTTCGAGTTATCGGATGTTGTTGTAATTTGGACTTTAAAGCATTGATTCTCACATACATGCCAAATGGGAGCTTGGATAAATGGTTACATTCAGACATGTATAGTCTAGATCTTAAACAGAGGTTGAAAATAGCAATAGATGTTGCGGCCGCCTTGGAATATCTTCACCATGGCCATACATTCCCGGTTGTTCATTGTGATATAAAGCCAAGCAATGTGTTGCTTGATCAAGACATGGTTGCCCATCTTGCTGATTTTGGTATTTCTAAGCTTTTTGATGGAGGGGAAACCGTAATCCAAACACAAACAATTGCAACCATCGGTTACGCAGCACCAG AGCTTGGATTGGAGGGCAAAGTGTCAATAAATGGAGATGTATATAGTTTTGGAATACTGGTGCTGGAGATGTTCACTGGAACGAAGCCAACGGATGATATGTTCGGTGAAGAAAGGAGTTTGAAAGAGTGGGTAAGTGAAGCATTGGAGCAAAATGCAGCAGCTGAAGTGGTGGCGCCTAATTTGTTATCAATAGAAGATCAACATTTTTCAGCAAAGGAGCAATGTTTCTTTTCCATATTTGAATTGGCAATTAAATGTTTAGCCGTTTCAACAGATGAGAGAATCAACATGATTGAAGCAGCTGCTGCTCTGCACAAGATTTATGCAAGAATCGTAGCTAGTACTTGCAGGCATCGTccacaaaaaaaatttcatgTTAGTATTCACAATAATGTGGTTTGA
- the LOC121779309 gene encoding probable LRR receptor-like serine/threonine-protein kinase At3g47570 isoform X1 gives MENLILSFALSILLLNSFALSLNSLTDKHALISFKNSITSDPYDIFSTNWSQNTSVCNWIGVSCGLKHRRVTALNLSGYDLIGTVAPHLGNLTFLRYLDISSNSFMGILPFELSKLRRLKVMNVGINSFTGEIPTWLGSLPQLEELYLYSNSFLGKIPSSLFKSSKLQILHLHNNKLSGSIPHAIFNVSSLSDIRIRNNNLSGWLPIDMCNNIPNIEILLLSWNQFEGQIPPNIRKCTRLEILSLSHNNFSGNIPREIGRLSFLTELYLGYNNGFRGGVPPEMGNLSRLEILNIDNASLTGTIPSSVFNMSSLTISSFSYNSLSGNIPTFLNLPELENLYLDDNKFTGLLPKDMCNNMHKIKVLLLSSNQLERQIPPNIRKCTHLETLSLSFNNFSGNIPPEIGRLSMLKKLYLGYNNGFRGGLPPELGNLSRLEILNIDQAFLTGTIPSSILNISSLKIMSLPYNSLSGNIPTFRDLPELEQLYLIGNNFTGGVPEEMGNLSRLEILNIEGASLTRDIPSSIFNMSSMTILSFAYNSLSGSIPTFHNLPRLKELRLNNNNFTGPIPPNIWKCINLEFLNLNNNNLSGNIPRAIGNASMLRELYLSYNHFTGELPQEIGTLPILETFTVFRNSLFGFIPYSIFNISTLKTLQVTFNEFCGTLPSDLGNILVNLEKLFLAYNRLSGPIPTSIANASKLTHLQLSGNSFSGSIPYFGNLKFLQSLVLGENNLSGVESPTHELTFLSSLSNCQYLQLLDVSFNPLNGILPPSLGNLSSSLENIDASNCSIMGVIPYEIGNLSSLLFLRLSRNHLSGLIPPTIGKMKQLQGLHLSGNQLVGSIPNDLCRMNHLGDLFLDDNMLVGPILECLGDVKSLRVINLGSNQLNSSVPPNFWNLSDLVSLRLSSNYLSGQLSSQLGNFKLITYLDMSSNQFSGDIPSLIDGCQTLSFLNLSNNMISGSIPQSLGKVKGLITLDLSYNNLSGSIPKSLEDLRFLENFNVSNNRLEGRIPDGGPFRSFRGPSFSHNLALCGPITFQVQACPENHHRSWFKKLVVPSVILAVIVVIAMLALVKMCKRKRVALSVDISPQVTECRRISYIELERGTSSFSETNLLGRGSFGSVFEGTLSDGLKVAVKVFNLELQGAIRSFDVETTILSSIRHRNLVRVIGCCCNLDFKALILTYMPNGSLDKWLHSDMYSLDLKQRLKIAIDVAAALEYLHHGHTFPVVHCDIKPSNVLLDQDMVAHLADFGISKLFDGGETVIQTQTIATIGYAAPELGLEGKVSINGDVYSFGILVLEMFTGTKPTDDMFGEERSLKEWVSEALEQNAAAEVVAPNLLSIEDQHFSAKEQCFFSIFELAIKCLAVSTDERINMIEAAAALHKIYARIVASTCRHRPQKKFHVSIHNNVV, from the exons ATGGAGAATCTTATTTTATCCTTTGCTCTTTCTATCTTATTATTGAATAGCTTTGCCCTCTCCTTGAATTCACTCACAGATAAACATGCACTTATTTCCTTCAAAAACTCCATCACTTCCGACCCTTATGATATCTTCAGCACCAATTGGTCGCAAAACACATCAGTCTGTAACTGGATTGGTGTGTCGTGCGGCCTCAAACACCGTCGCGTCACTGCCCTCAATCTCTCTGGCTACGACCTTATTGGAACTGTTGCTCCACATCTCGGAAATCTAACGTTTCTAAGATATTTGGACATCAGTTCCAACAGTTTCATGGGGATCTTACCCTTTGAGCTCTCTAAATTACGTCGTTTGAAGGTGATGAATGTTGGAATAAATTCATTCACCGGAGAAATACCAACATGGTTGGGCAGTTTACCTCAATTGGAGGAACTTTATCTCTATAGTAACTCTTTCTTAGGTAAAATTCCTTCATCTTTGTTTAAAAGTTCCAAGCTCCAAATATTACACTTGCACAATAATAAATTGAGTGGGTCCATACCACATGCTATTTTCAACGTGTCTTCACTTAGTGATATTAGAATTAGAAATAATAACCTATCAGGTTGGCTCCCAATTGATATGTGCAACAATATTCCCAACATCGAAATCTTGTTACTCTCTTGGAACCAATTTGAAGGGCAAATTCCGCCAAATATAAGGAAATGCACACGTCTTGAGATCTTGTCATTATCCCACAACAATTTCAGTGGAAACATACCACGTGAAATTGGGAGATTGAGCTTTCTTACAGAGTTGTACTTGGGGTACAATAATGGTTTTCGAG GAGGAGTTCCACCGGAAATGGGGAATCTTTCAAGGCTAGAGATATTAAATATTGATAACGCTTCTCTAACGGGAACTATTCCATCTTCAGTCTTCAACATGTCTTCCCTGACAATCTCGAGCTTCTCGTACAATAGTTTGTCTGGAAATATCCCAACTTTTCTCAATCTTCCAGAGCTTGAAAATTTATATCTTGACGATAACAAATTTACAG GTTTGCTCCCAAAGGACATGTGCAACAACATGCACAAAATAAAAGTGCTTTTGCTCTCTTCAAACCAACTTGAAAGGCAGATTCCGCCAAATATACGAAAATGCACACATCTTGAGACTTTGTCGTTATCCTTCAACAATTTCAGTGGAAACATCCCACCTGAAATTGGGAGATTGAGCATGcttaaaaaattgtatttgggTTACAATAATGGATTTCGAG GAGGACTTCCACCTGAATTGGGGAATCTTTCAAGACTCGAGATATTAAACATTGACCAAGCTTTTCTTACTGGAACTATTCCATCTTCAATCTTAAACATTTCTTCCTTGAAAATCATGAGCTTACCTTACAACAGTTTGTCAGGAAATATCCCAACTTTTCGTGATCTGCCGGAACTTGAGCAGTTATATCTTATTGGTAACAACTTTACAG GAGGAGTTCCAGAAGAAATGGGGAATCTTTCGAGACTAGAGATATTAAACATTGAAGGCGCTTCTCTAACACGGGACATTCCATCATCAATCTTCAACATGTCTTCCATGACAATCTTGAGTTTCGCGTACAATAGTTTGTCAGGAAGTATCCCAACTTTCCACAATCTACCACGGCTTAAGGAGTTGCGTCTCAATAACAACAATTTCACAG GACCTATTCCTCCAAATATCTGGAAATGTATAAATCTTGAGTTCTTGAACTTAAACAACAACAATCTCAGTGGCAATATTCCTCGTGCAATTGGAAATGCGAGCATGCTTAGAGAGTTGTACTTGTCGTACAATCATTTCACAG GTGAATTACCACAAGAGATCGGAACTCTGCCAATACTTGAGACTTTCACCGTGTTTAGAAATTCATTATTTGGATTCATCCCATATTCCATATTCAACATATCAACATTGAAGACTTTACAAGTGACATTTAATGAGTTTTGTGGTACTCTTCCGTCAGATTTGGGGAATATACTAGTCAATCTTGAAAAGCTTTTCTTAGCTTATAACAGACTTAGTGGCCCAATTCCAACCTCTATTGCCAATGCTTCTAAACTTACACACTTACAGTTGTCTGGCAACTCATTTAGTGGCTCTATACCCTACTTTGGCAATTTGAAGTTCCTACAGTCACTTGTCCTTGGAGAAAATAACTTGAGTGGAGTCGAATCCCCAACACATGAATTGACATTTCTGTCTTCATTAAGTAACTGTCAATATTTGCAGTTATTGGATGTATCATTCAATCCGTTGAATGGCATCCTACCCCCTTCACTTGGGAATTTGTCCTCATCTCTTGAGAATATAGATGCATCAAACTGCAGCATCATGGGTGTCATTCCTTATGAAATAGGCAACTTAAGCAGTTTACTATTTCTCAGATTGTCTAGAAATCATTTGAGTGGACTCATTCCACCAACAATTGGGAAAATGAAGCAACTCCAAGGACTACATCTTAGTGGCAATCAATTGGTAGGGTCTATCCCCAACGATCTTTGTCGAATGAATCATTTGGGGGACTTGTTCCTTGATGATAACATGCTTGTGGGTCCAATACTTGAATGCTTAGGTGATGTTAAATCCTTGAGAGTCATCAACTTAGGCTCCAACCAATTGAATTCATCTGTCCCTCCCAACTTTTGGAATCTGTCAGACCTTGTGAGTTTGAGATTGTCCTCCAATTATTTGAGTGGCCAGTTGTCATCTCAGCTTGGGAATTTTAAGTTAATCACTTATTTGGATATGTCTTCAAATCAATTTTCTGGTGATATTCCCTCATTAATCGATGGTTGCCAAACATTAAGTTTTCTTAACCTATCAAATAATATGATTAGTGGATCGATTCCTCAATCCTTGGGAAAGGTTAAAGGTTTGATAACATTGGATTTATCTTACAATAATCTCTCTGGATCAATACCCAAGTCCTTAGAAGACCTCCGCTTCCttgaaaattttaatgtttCAAACAATAGATTGGAGGGGAGGATTCCAGATGGTGGTCCTTTTCGTAGCTTTAGAGGTCCATCTTTTTCCCACAACTTAGCTCTATGTGGTCCAATAACATTTCAAGTTCAAGCCTGCCCAGAAAATCATCATAGATCATGGTTCAAGAAACTCGTTGTGCCATCAGTGATTTTAGCTGTCATTGTGGTGATTGCAATGCTTGCTCTCGTAAAGATGTGTAAACGGAAAAGAGTAGCCCTATCAGTTGATATTTCACCACAAGTTACCGAATGCAGAAGAATTTCTTACATAGAACTTGAACGAGGAACAAGTTCATTTAGTGAAACAAACCTACTTGGAAGAGGTAGCTTCGGTTCTGTATTCGAAGGAACCCTTTCTGATGGGTTGAAAGTTGCAGTTAAAGTGTTCAACTTGGAGCTACAAGGAGCAATAAGGAGCTTTGATGTTGAAACTACAATATTGAGCAGCATACGACACAGAAATTTAGTTCGAGTTATCGGATGTTGTTGTAATTTGGACTTTAAAGCATTGATTCTCACATACATGCCAAATGGGAGCTTGGATAAATGGTTACATTCAGACATGTATAGTCTAGATCTTAAACAGAGGTTGAAAATAGCAATAGATGTTGCGGCCGCCTTGGAATATCTTCACCATGGCCATACATTCCCGGTTGTTCATTGTGATATAAAGCCAAGCAATGTGTTGCTTGATCAAGACATGGTTGCCCATCTTGCTGATTTTGGTATTTCTAAGCTTTTTGATGGAGGGGAAACCGTAATCCAAACACAAACAATTGCAACCATCGGTTACGCAGCACCAG AGCTTGGATTGGAGGGCAAAGTGTCAATAAATGGAGATGTATATAGTTTTGGAATACTGGTGCTGGAGATGTTCACTGGAACGAAGCCAACGGATGATATGTTCGGTGAAGAAAGGAGTTTGAAAGAGTGGGTAAGTGAAGCATTGGAGCAAAATGCAGCAGCTGAAGTGGTGGCGCCTAATTTGTTATCAATAGAAGATCAACATTTTTCAGCAAAGGAGCAATGTTTCTTTTCCATATTTGAATTGGCAATTAAATGTTTAGCCGTTTCAACAGATGAGAGAATCAACATGATTGAAGCAGCTGCTGCTCTGCACAAGATTTATGCAAGAATCGTAGCTAGTACTTGCAGGCATCGTccacaaaaaaaatttcatgTTAGTATTCACAATAATGTGGTTTGA